In a genomic window of Penaeus vannamei isolate JL-2024 chromosome 10, ASM4276789v1, whole genome shotgun sequence:
- the LOC113825090 gene encoding uncharacterized protein: MPNRREWSVQRILGAWTCWVAATLWHHACPSAALGAPLLGPDVMSFDSLPPLTLWHSPVLPAVPLQAGLPAPKGAVFDGPDPGLNAAIITVPTESCPSGYRRDFNGVCRLKFGYGPNPFYSFTPENFKGDVQFYMGLQVGGPQPGRRRGRGRGRPRPVAIPPPVVAVDDDDD; encoded by the exons atgccaAACAGAAGAGAATGGTCAGTCCAAAGAA TACTCGGAGCATGGACGTGCTGGGTGGCAGCGACCCTGTGGCATCACGCGTGCCCCTCAGCGGCCTTGGGGGCACCTCTTCTGGGCCCTGACGTCATGAGCTTCGATTCGCTCCCCCCCCTGACGCTGTGGCACTCGCCGGTCCTGCCCGCGGTGCCCCTGCAGGCTGGTCTTCCCGCTCCCAAGGGCGCCGTCTTCGATGGGCCGGACCCGGGGCTCAACGCGGCCATTATCA CCGTACCCACCGAGTCGTGCCCGAGTGGGTATCGTCGAGATTTTAACGGGGTCTGTCGCCTCAAGTTCGGCTACGGACCCAACCCCTTCTACTCCTTCACTCCAGAGAATTTCAAGGGGGACGTGCAGTTCTATATGGGCCTTCAG GTCGGCGGTCCGCAGCCGGGCAGAAgacgagggcgtgggcgtgggcggccgcGTCCCGTCGCCATCCCGCCTCCAGTCGTTGCCGTGGACGATGACGACGACTAG